In Dromaius novaehollandiae isolate bDroNov1 chromosome 3, bDroNov1.hap1, whole genome shotgun sequence, the following are encoded in one genomic region:
- the SDHAF4 gene encoding succinate dehydrogenase assembly factor 4, mitochondrial yields MSLSVFLGHLQEAGCAVGAAFFKNLLLAAVHRSKGQRGGGCVYRQLSYASPSHAERLLPALGGGRCPARNSVYRRRPKSPQQELAGRAGAVGRAQWPRAVAHAQCVRQGGAEMGAAMALQLLHGAPRTARSSLLCSSLRSTSSNAEGRSEPVKQSLKKPKLPVGRFDEPEESNIESEPLEKFPDGINPTTKERGGPKGPEPTRYGDWERKGRCIDF; encoded by the exons ATGAGTTTATCGGTATTTCTCGGACACCTGCAAGAAGCTGGATGCGCTGTGGGTGCCGCGTTCTTCAAAAACCTGCTTCTGGCTGCTGTTCATCGGTCAAAGGGGCAGCGAGGCGGGGGCTGTGTTTACAGGCAGCTGAGCTACGCCAGCCCGAGCCACGCAGAGAGGCTTCTTCCGGCGCTcgggggcggccgctgcccggctCGCAACAGCGTTTACCGCCGTCGCCCGAAATCGCCTCAGCAGGAGCTcgcaggcagggcaggggcggTGGGGCGCGCGCAGTGGCCAAGGGCCGTTGCACATGCGCAGTGCGTGCGGCAGGGCGgtgcggagatgggcgccgccatggcactgcagctgctgcacGGTGCACCAAGGACAGCGA GGTCATCACTGCTTTGCAGCTCTCTGCGGAGCACCAGCTCTAATGCAGAAGGAAGATCTGAACCTGTTAAGCAGTCACTTAAGAAACCGAAGTTACCAGTAGGTCGGTTTGATGAACCAGAAGAGTCCAATATAGAGAGTGAACCACTGGAAA AATTTCCTGATGGAATCAATCCTACTACAAAAGAGAGGGGTGGACCTAAAGGCCCTGAACCTACACGTTATGGAGACTGGGAGAGAAAAGGACGTTGTATAGACTTTTAA